The nucleotide sequence TTGGTCCCGAATCGGACAGCCTTAGTGCCCGGCGGCCGTGACAAGGCGCACAGGCGTTTTCCGCGCTACTAGCCGGAATAGTGCCGCATGTTTGGCATTTCGCATTAATCGGTGCATTCGATGCGCCGCATGGACGCGTGGTGGCGGCGTCAAGGGCCGGACTGCCGTGACCACGGCTACGACGCCATGTCGTAGATGGGCGTTTTGGGGGGAGATGGGCGGCCGGGTTATCAAGGTGTGGTCAGCCCGGCTTCCCGTGCCGGGTCCATTCTTGCCCGGAGGTTCATTCCGTATGTCGCAGCGCACACAGTCCCGTTCTTCCCGCTCGTCCGTCATGCGTACCCGCGCCGTTGTGCTGGCCGCAGGACTGGGTGTGGCGATGGCGTCCGGGGCCGGGGCCGCGTTCGCAGCGACCGGCAGCGATGCCGGCGCCGGCGCCGCCTCGCTCGGTAAGGTGTCCAACGTTTCGGCCGCTTCCGACATCTCGGCCGTCACCGCCGTACAGAAGCAGGCGGACGCGCAGGCCACGGCCGCCGTCCACGCCAAGCAGGCCAAGGTCGCGAAGGCGGCGGCGGTGAAGAAGGCGGCGGCGAAGAAGGCCGCTTCCTGGATCGACCCCGTCTCGAAGTACCAGCTCACGGCGAAGTTCGACGACGCGGGCAACCGCTGGGCGCACAAGCACTCGGGCCAGGACTACGCGGTGCCGATCGGCACCCCCGTGCACGCCGTGCACACCGGCACCGTCGTGAAGGCGGGCGGCAACGGCGCGGGTGACGGTCCGGCCTACGGCAACGCCGTCGTGATCAAGCACTCGAACGGCAAGTACTCGCAGTACGCGCACCTGTCGAAGGTTCAGGTGCACATAGGCGAGCAGGTCAAGACGGGCGAGCAGATCGCCCTGTCCGGCAACACCGGCAACACGACCGGCCCGCACGTGCACTTCGAGATCCGGACGACCCCGAACTACGGCTCGGCGATCAACCCGGTCACGTTCCTGCACTCCGTCGGCGTCAAGGTGTGACGCTCGGATCCGAGCCGGACCGCTGGTAGGCCTGGCTGATCAATTCGATGGCGACCTCAAGGATGGCATTCCGCTTCTCCTCGGGGTCGCCTTCGACGTCCCGCAGGGCGAACATGCCCGCGTGCATCGTGAAGAGCGCCGACGAGCAGCGGACCCGGTCGATCAGTGAGGGTTCCGGGACCAGCAGCAGACTGGCGAGCCCCATCATGCGGCCCTTGAAGGTCTCGCCGATGCTGAGGTCGCGTACCTCGGCCTGGTTCTCCTGCATGAACCGGAACAGCGGTGTCGCGCCCTGCAGCGCCTCGCTGTAGCGGCGCAGGATCTCCTGCTTGGCCTCCAGCGTCTGGGGCTGTTCCTTCGCCCAGGCGATCAGCTCGTCGAGCGGCCGCGCCAGGTCCTCGAACAGGCTGACCAGGATGTCTTCCTTGGTCTTGAAGTGGTAGTACAGCGCCGCCTTCGTGACGTCGAGCCGTTCGGCGATCTCCCGCAGCGAGGTCTTCTCGTACCCCTGCTCCACGAACAGTTCCAGGGCCACGTCCTGGATCCGCCGGCGGGTGTCCCCCCTACGTGGGTGCTGCGTGCTGCCCATGCGACTCTCCTGAGAATTACTTACTTGACGCCCGGCTAGTACGAGGCTACCTTCCCAGTGTAACCAACTTGCCGGGCGGCAAGTAAGTTCCAGGAAACGAGTGGGGACCATGACTTCTACGGGGAAGCTGTCGAAAGACAAGCCGGCCAAGGCCGAACCTCAGCCGCGCAGCGTACGGGTCGTACTGCTGGCGCTGATGATCGCCATGCTGCTGGCCATGCTGGACAACATGATCGTCGGCACCGCGATGCCGACCATCGTCGGTGAGCTGGGCGGACTGGAACATCTGTCCTGGGTGGTAACCGCGTACACCCTGGCGACGGCGGCGTCGACACCGATCTGGGGCAAGCTCGGCGACCTGTACGGCCGCAAGGGAGTCTTCCTCACCTCGATCGTGATCTTCCTGATCGGCTCCGTGCTGAGCGGTATGGCACAGAACATGAACGAGCTGATCGGCTTCCGGGCCATCCAGGGCCTCGGCGCGGGCGGTCTGATGGTCGGCGTCATGGCGATCATCGGTGACCTCATCCCGCCCCGCGAGCGCGGTAAGTACCAGGGCATGATGGCCGGCGTGATGGCCCTCGCCATGATCGGCGGACCGCTGGTCGGCGGCACCATCACCGACCACCTCGGCTGGCGCTGGAGCTTCTACATCAACATCCCGCTCGGTGCCGTCGCGCTGATCATGATCACGACCGTGCTGCACCTGGAGAAGAAGGACCGCTCCAAGGTCAAGGTCGACTATCTCGGCGCGGGCCTGCTGACCGTCGGCATCACCGCCATCGTGCTCGTCACCACCTGGGGCGGCACGCAGTACGACTGGTCGTCCGCGATCATCATGGAGCTCATCGCGCTGGGTGTCGTCGCCCTCATCGGCTTCGTCGTCGTCCAGACCAGGGCGCCCGAGCCGATCATGCCGCTGCACATCTTCCGCAGCCGCAACTTCACCGTCATGTCGCTGATCGGATTCGTGACCGGCTTCGTGATGTTCGGCGCGACGCTCTTCCTGCCGCTCTACCAGCAGGCGGTGCAGGGCGCCTCGGCCACCAACTCCGGTCTGCTGCTCCTGCCGATGCTGCTGGCGATGATGGTCATCTCGCTGATCGCGGGACGCGTCACCACCAACACGGGCAAGTACAAGATCTTCCCGATCCTGGGCGGCGGCCTGATGGTCGTCGGTCTCTACCTGCTCTCCACGATGGACACCGACACCAGCCGGCTGACCTCCGGCATCTACATGGCGGTGCTCGGCGCGGGCATGGGCTTCCTGATGCAGATCACGATGCTCGTCGCGCAGAACAGCGTCGAGATGAAGGACATGGGCGTCGCCTCCTCGTCCACGACCCTCTTCCGTACGCTCGGCAGCTCCTTCGGTGTCGCGATCATGGGCGCGCTGTTCACCAGCCGCGTGCAGAACGAGATGGCCGCCAGCGCCCACGCCGCAGGACAGGGCGCACCCGCGCTCCAGTCGGCGCAGCTGGACGCGGCGAGCCTGGCGAAGCTGCCGGACGCGATGCGCGAGGCCTACCAGCACGCGGTGGCGGTCGGTACGCACGCCTCGTTCACCCTGGGCGCTGCCATCGCCGTGATCGCCTTCGCCGCCGCCTGGTTCGTCAAGGAGACCCCGCTCAGGGGCGCCGCCCCCAAGCCCGCCGCCACCGACGGCGCTGCCCCGGCGGCAGCGGCCACGGCCACGGCCGACGGCAAGGTCTCCCAGTCCGCCTGACACCCCTCCCCACTCCTGACGGCCCCCGGCGCTGAGCGCCGGGGGCCGTTGTCAGTGGTGCGTGCCACCATCGGAACCATGGGGAGCACGGGAGCGGGCGGGGGCGCGGGTGCGGGGGTGGGCGCGGGTACGGCGCCGGGGCTCGCGCATCTCGCCCATCTGCGGCAGCTGCGCCGGGCCAAGGACGCCATGGACCGGGACTGGGCCGAGCCGCTCGACCTGGCCGCGGTGGCCGCCCACGCCGGCTACTCGCGCTACCACTTCGTGCGGGCCTTCAAGGCGGTCTACGGGCAGACGCCCGGCCGCTATCTGTCCGCCCGGCGGGTCGAGCGCGCCGAGGAGCTGCTGCGGTCGGCCAACCTCACCGTGACGGAGATCTGCGCGCTGGTCGGCTTCGGCAGTCTCGGCAGCTTCACGACGCTGTTCAAGCGGCAGACGGGGTGCACCCCCGGTGAGTACCGCGCGAAGCACGCGGGACGCGGCGCCGCGCTGATACCGGGGTGCTACGCGATGCTGTGGGCCGGCGGGTTCCCCGGCAGGGACCGCAATTCTGAAGAAGCCGGCTGACGGACCCGGCGCCTACGGTGGCAGCACGGCCGTACAGGACCGCCGAATCCGAGGAGCGCGTCATGATCAAGGGTCTCGCCATCGCCACCGTCTGGGTTCTGGACCACGACAGGGCGAAGGAGTTCTACACGGAGAAGCTCGGCTTCGAGCTGCGCACCGACATGACCATGGGTGAGGGCGGCATGCGCTGGCTCACCGTCGGCGCCAAGGACCAGCCGGACGTGACGCTCACCCTGATGGTGCCCGGCGCCCCCGCCATGGACGAGGAGTCGGCCGAGGCGGTCAGGAAGCTCGTCGCCAAGGGCGTCCTCGGCGCGGGTGTGCTGGCCACCGACGACATCCACGGGGACTACGCGACGCTCAAGGCGCGCGGCGTCGAGTTCCTGCAGCCGCCGCAGGAGCGCCCGTACGGCACGGAGGCGATCCTGCGCGACGACTCGGGCAACTGGTTCTCCTTCACCCAGGCCCGGCAGAGCGGCGATCTGGACCTCGACAAGGAATGGTCCTAGCCACCGTCGCGGTACGGCGGCGAGGGCACGTCACGGCTGGTCGGGGAATTTGATCATCGGGAAGCTGCCGGTGTTCGTGGGTGCGTGTTCCGGCAGCCAGAGCACCGCGACCGCGCCTCCCGGCTCGCCCGGTTCGGCCTCCAGGCTCTCGGGCCCGGCGTTGCGGAAGGTCAGCCGTGCGCCGAGGACCCGCGCCTGGCCGGCCGCGATGGTCAGCCCCAGGCCGTGGCCGTGGCCCGCGCGGTCGGTCGCGCCCGTACGGAACCTGCTGGGGCCCTCGCGCAGCAGCGCGTCGGGGAAACCCGGGCCGTGGTCCCTTATCCGGACGACCCGGCCCTCGACGGTCACCTCGACCGGCGTACCGCCGTGCTTGGCCGCGTTGGCCAGCAGATTGCCCAGGATGCGTTCGAGCCGCCGCGGATCCGTGTTGACGAACGAGTCCTGCACCAGCCGGATCGTCACCGCGGGGTCCAGCGTCGCCACCCGGCGCGCCACGAACTCGCCGAGGGCGATCTCCTGCAGCTCGGCACGTTCCGAGGCGCTGTCGAGCCGGGCCACCTCCAGGACGTCCTCGACGAGGGTCCGCATCGCCTGCGCCCGGTCACGCACCAGCTCGGTCGGGCGCCCCGGCGGCAGCAGCTCGGCCGCCGTGAGCAGACCCGTCACCGGCGTGCGCAGCTCGTGCGCGATGTCGGCGGTGACCCGGCGCTCCGCCTCGATCCGTTCGTTCAGCGCATCGGTCAGCGCGTCGACGGCGCCGGCCAGATCGTCGGTCTCGTCGCGCACGATCCCGCCGACCGCGTCACCGACCCGTACGTCCGTGTTGCCCTGCGCGACCCGGCCCGCCGCTGCCGCCGCCTTCCGCAGCCGCCGCGAGAGCTGGCCGCCGATCAGCACGCCCAGCGCGCAGCCACCGAAGACCACCGAGACCGAGCCGATGAGCAGCGCCCGGTCCAGGTCCGTCATGATCGCCGTGGACCGTCCGGCGAACCTGCTGTGCAGCGACAGCACCGCGCCGTTGCCGAGCGGGACGGCCGCCCAGACGTCGGGGCCGCCGCCGGTGTCCTGGACATAGGTGGCGCGGCGGCCGTGCCGCGTCTTGTCCTGGAGGTCCCGGGGCAGCGCCGGGTCGTTGATCTTCGTGTTGAACTTGGCGTCCTTGGTGGTGTCGTACATCCGCTGCGCGAACAGCAGCCGCTCCAGCTGCACCTCGCGCGCGTTGTCGAGCATCGAGACACGGGCCGCGTTGTGCACCACGAGGCTCAGCGCCGCCGCGACGAGCGCGCCGACGACGGCGATGGCGATGCTGATCTTCCACCGGACCCCGGTGCGCAGGGCGAGTCGCTTCATATGAGGAGCCGCATCAGGAGTCGCTTCATGCCTTGAGCTTGTAGCCGAAGCCGCGGACGGTCTCGATCCGGTCCTGGCCGATCTTCGTGCGCAGTCGCTGTACGTGGACGTCCACGACGCGCGTGTCACCGCCCCAGCCGTAGTCCCACACGCGTTCGAGCAGTCTGTCACGCGAGAAGACCGTGCCGGGCGCGGCGGAGAACTCCAGCAGCAGCCGCATCTCGGTCGGCGTCAGCGACACCGGGCGGCCGGCCCTGCGGACCTCCATGCCCTCCGTGTCGATCTCCACGTTCCCGAAGGTCAGCACGCCGCCCCTGGCGCCGGGCTCCGGCTGCCGGTCCTGGCCGGGCGCGGGTCCGCCGGCATGGCCGAACCGGCGCAGCACGGCGCGGATCCGGGCGACCAGGACGGCGCCGTCGAACGGCTTCGTCACGTAGTCGTCGGCCCCGGCCTCCAGGCCGAGCACCACGTCGATCGAGTCGGCGCGCGCCGACAGCATGATCACGGGCACCGTCGACTCGTCGCGGATCCGCCGGCACAGGCTGACCCCGTCGAGCCCCGGCACCATCACGTCGAGCAGGGCGATGTCGGGCCGGTCGCTGCGGAAGGCGTCCAGGCCGGCGAGTCCGTCCTGGACCGCTGTGACCACGAAGCCGTCGCGCTCCAGCGCGAGCTGGGTGGCTTCGCGGATGACGTCGTCGTCCTCGACGAACAGGACATGGGTGTCGGCCATTGCCGTGGCTCTCAGCTCTCAGTTCTCGCTCGGTACGGTCTGCCCGGAACCGGAACCGGACTCGGACTCGGGCTCGGGCTCCGGTTCGTCGAGACCGCCGCCCCCGACCGCCCTGCTGTAGCTGTTGCGCACCCGGTAGCGCTCGGTGAACTTGGTGTTCGTCCAGGCGTAGGTCACCACGTCCTCGCTCGACGGGTACGACACCGAGTCGCCCTTCGCGTACACGGGCTGGGTGACGACCAGCTCGCCCCGGTCGATGGTGGCGTAGACGGCGGGTTCCTCGGCGGCGAACACGTTCCGGTACCCGCCGGTCAGGGTGTCGGCCGGGTCCTCGCGGTACACGTACGTCCCGACGCCCATCGCGTCGCCGCACGTCATGACATTGACCACCACGTAGTGGGCGGTGCTGCCGGTGAGATCGCCGTACGAGGTGTCCACCGGGTACGCGTCCTTGTCGCACGGCTTCAGACCGGCCTTGACGCGCTCGCTGACCGCCGGGTCCCTGCGCAGCAGCGCCACGGCGTCCACCGACTTGGGGGGTGGCGACGCGGAGACCGACGGGGTGGGCACACCGCGCTCCAGGGGCGCCGGCGCCGCGGGACCCTCGTCCCTCGTGCCCGTACCGCCCGCCGAGCAACCGGTCGTGAGCAGGCCGAAGGCGGCGAGCCCGGCCAGTGCCGTACCGCTCGCCGCCAACGATCCGCTTCTCAGGCCGCGCACCTCTCCTGCCCCCGTCCCTCACGATCCTCTTCGCACCGCCGGCTCTCCAGCTCCTCGCGGAGCCGGGCCAGCGCCCGGTGCAGCGTGCTCTTGACCGTACCCGCAGACATTCCGAGCGCGGCGGCGGTCTCCTCCGTGCTCATCTGCTCCCAGTGTCGCAGGACGACCACACTGCGCTGCTTGGGTGCCAGCACGGACAGGATGTCCATCAGCAGGGCCCGGTCGGCGTGCTGCTCGGTGCCGTCCTCGATGCTCGCGTCGGGCAGCTGCTCGGTGGGGATCTCGTCGAGCTTGCGCGCCCGCCACCACTCGGTACGGGTGTTGATCATGACGCGGCGCAGATAGGCGTCGGCCAGCGACTTGTCGGCGATGCCGTCCCAGCGGCGGTACGTACGCGCCAGCGCGGTCTGCAGCAGGTCCTGGGCGTCGACGGGATCGGGCACGAGCCGCCGGGCGCTGCGCAGCAGGGCGTCCTGCCGTGTCCGTACGTACTCCTCGAAACCGATTACCTCACCGTGCGCCATGCCAACCGCCTCCGACCCCTGGACCTTCCCCGCCGTTCTCTGCCACACCAGAAATTACGGAGCTGTTGTCACGGGGCTGTGCGGGTCAGCCATAGGCGGGCGCACGGCTGTCCATCGGTTGTGTAACGACCGGACAAATGCCCGACCGGCGGGGGGCCGGACCGGGCACGGGTCCACGCGGCGCTGTCCTTGTTACCTCTGTACCTCTGTACCTCGGTTACCTCTGCGGCAGTTGGTACCTGCCGTGCTCCAGCGGTTCGACCAGTCCGTCGGCGACGAGACCGTCCAGCGCACGCGCCCGCTGCACCGGTTCGTCCCACACCGCGTCGAGCACCCGCTGCTCCACCGGCGTCACGGCCTCGCGCAGCACGGCGAGCAGCTTGCCGCGCACCTGCCGGTCGGTGCCCGCGTACGTCTGGCCGCGCCGCGCCGCGCCCTCGTGGGCCGGCTTGCCCGCCAGCCGCCAGGCGCAGGCGGTCGCGATCGGGCAGCGCTCGCAGGACTCGTTCTTCGCCGTGCAGAGCAGGGCGCCCAGCTCCATCGAAGCAGCGGCCCAGCGCGCGGCCGTGCCGCTGTCGGCGGGCAGTAGCGCGCGGGCGAGTTTGCGCTCGGCCGCCGTCGTCGCGTTCGGCGGGTACTGCGTACCCGTGACGGCGCGGGCGAAGACCCGGCGCACATTCGTGTCGAGCACGGCATGGCGCTGCCCGTACGCGAACGAGGCGACGGCGGCGGCCGTGTACTCGCCGATGCCGGGCAGCGCGAGCAGCTGCCCGTGCTCGCGCGGTACGTCACCGCCGTACCGTTCCGTTATCGCCTGCGCCGCCCCGTGCAGCCGCAGAGCCCTGCGCGGGTAGCCGAGTCTGCCCCAGGCGCGCACCGCCTCGCCGGGGGGCTCGGCCGCCAGGTCGGCGGGGCGCGGCCAGCGGGCGAGCCACTGCTCGTAGACGGGCAGCACCCGGCTCACCGGGGTCTGCTGGAGCATGAACTCACTGACCATCACGCCCCAGGCGCCCGCTTCGGGGCGGCGCCAGGGCAGGTCGCGCGCGTGCGTCTCGAACCACGCGATGACGGGAGTGTGCAGGGCGGCCGGGTCGTCCGGGCTGGGGGATGCGGCGGTCGTCGCAGGAGTAACAGTCATGGCAGCACCGATCCTGGCATGCTCCGGCGGCCCTGGGCGATCAGCCCCGCGCACGGCGGTGAGGGAACGCGGCGGGGGGCCGTGGCGGGCGGCGCGGCGGGGAACGTACTGGACGAAAGCGGATGCCCCGGTCGCCACCCCGGGATGATGATCCGTAAAACTTGCCGAGACGAGCGGCATGTGGGGCAGGAGTTGGCCCTGATCTCTCGTACAGTTTGCGCCGTGGGATCTATGCGCAATCCGGTCGGGCCGCTTCCCTCCTCCATCTACTGGCGACGGAGGGCAGTAGCGGCGACGCTGGTTGCGCTGCTCGCGCTCCTGATCGTGTGGATCGTCACCCAGGGCGGCGGCGGGAAGAAGAAGCCCGACGACAACAACGGCGGCGCGGCCCCCGCGACCTCGATCACCCCTGGCCCCTCGGGCTCAGGACCCGCCATCAGCGAACAGCCGGGCGGGCGCGACGAGTCGGGCGGCACCGGCAGCGGTGCCACCGGCGGCGGTGACGGCGACAAGAACGGCGACACGTCGGGCACGTCCGGCGGCGGCACGGGCCCCGGCGCGACCCAGCCCCCCGGCGGTACGGGGTCGGGCGGCGCCGGCGGGACAGCGGCGGGCGGTACGGGCACGGGTGGCGCGGGCGGTACGGCAGGCAGCACCGGCCGCCAGGTACCGGTCAGCTCGACGCTCCCCACCTGCGCGCGCAACTCCCTCACGCTGCGGCTCGACAGTACGAAGGTCGCCTACGCGCCGGGCGAGAAGCCGGCGTTCCGGCTCGTCGCCACGAACACGTCGAACACCGCCTGCAAGGCGGACTTCGGGCCGAAGGCGGTCGTACTGACCGTCACCAACGCCGATGACGACGACGTCTGGTCGTCCAAGGACTGCCCGAAGACCGGCAGCGCGTACTTCGAGGTCCCGGCCGGCGCGACGATCACCCGGGTCGTGCAGTGGGACCGCAAGCAGAGCGCACCGAACTGCCCGACCCCGGCGGCCAAGGCGAAGGCCGTGGGGCCCGGCACCTACCTGGTGGAGATCAAGTCGGCGGGCGCCTCGGTGCAGCTCGGCCAGAAGTCCATCCGCCTCGACAAGGACTGAGGCCGGTCCGGCCCGGCCGGGCGCTCCCGGCGGGCGACAGATCGCGGACGCCTGCTAGGCCGGACAGGACCTAGACGTAGCGCTCCAGGATCGACGACTCCGCCAGCCGGGACAGGCCCTCGCGGACGCTGCGGGCGCGGGCCTCGCCGACCCCGTCGACCGTCTGCAGGTCGTCCACGCTCGCGGCGAGCAGCTTCTGCAGACCGCCGAAGTGCTCCACGAGCCGCTCGATGATGGCGCCGGGCAGCCGCGGCACCTTCGCCAGCAGCCGGTAACCGCGCGGCGACACCGCAGAGTCCAGCGTCTCCGGTGATCCGCTGTAGCCCAACGCGCGCGCCACCACGGCCAGTTCCAGCAGCTCGGCGTGGCTGGGCGAGCCCAGGTCCGCCAAGGCCTCGTCCACCGTGCGCGAGCGCTTCGCCGTCGGCTCCGGGACGTAGTCCCGTACGACCAGCTCGCGCTCCGGCTCCACGCCCGCGATCAACTCGTCCAGCTGGAGGGAGAGCAGCCGGCCGTCGGTGCCCAGCTCCACCACGTACTCCGCGATCTCCGTGGCGATCCTGCGCACCATCTCCAGGCGCTGCGCGACAGCCGTGACGTCACGGACCGTCACCAGATCCTCGATCTCCAGCGCGGAGAGCGTCCCGGCGACCTCGTCGAGCCGCAGCTTGTAGCGCTCCAGCGTCGCCAGCGCCTGGTTCGCGCGGGAGAGGATCGCCGCCGACTCCTCCAGGACCCGGCGCTCACCGTTCACGTACAGGGCGATCAGCCGCATCGACTGCGAGACCGAGACGACGGGGAACCCGCACTGCTTGGAGACGCGGTCGGCCGTGCGGTGCCGGGTGCCGGTCTCCTCGGTGGGGATCGAGGACTCGGGGACCAGCTGCACGCCGGCCCGCAGGATCTTCGTGATGTCCTTGTCTAGGATGAGCGCGCCGTCGAGCTTGCACAGCTCGCGCAGGCGCGTGGCGGTGAACTCCACATCCAGCACGAACCCGCCCGTGCACATCGACTCGACGGTCTTGTCCATGCCGAGGACGATCAGACCGCCGGTGTTGCCGCGCAGGATCCGCTCCAGGCCGTCGCGCAGCGCCATTCCAGGCGCGACGGCGCTCAGCGAGGCGCGCATCAAAGCTTCGTTGCCGGAGCCCGCGCCGGACTTTCCGGGTGCTGATGCCCGGTCGTTGGCTGCCACTGCATTCCTCCGGCTCGTACGGATGGGCGAGACCAGGGCAAAGTCTACCGGCGCGCGTTGTCCTCCCGTGGTGCCTCGGCGCGACCCCGGCGCGGCAGGGCCCTCAGCGCTTCACCTATGTCGGCGACTTCTATGACCTTCATACCGGCCGGGATCTTGCCCGGATCGCGCGGTACGAGGGCGTGGGTGAAGCCCAGCCGATGGGCTTCGGAGAGCCTGCGCTGCACGCCGGTGACCCGTCTGACCTCACCCGCGAGCCCCACCTCGCCGATCGCGACGAGGTTCTTCGGCAGCGGGGTGTCGCCGGCGGCCGAGGCCAGCGCGAGCGCCACCGCGAGATCGGCGGCGGGCTCGGACAGCTTCACCCCGCCGACCGTGGCGCAGTAGATGTCCCGTTTGCCCAGCGCACTGATCCGTCCGCGCTGCTCCAGCACGGCCAGCATCATCGACACCCGGGAGGTCTCAAGACCCGAGGTCGTGCGCCGGGGTGACGGGATCTGCGAATCGACGGTCAGCGCCTGCACCTCGGCAACCAGCGGCCTGCGGCCTTCGAGCGTGACGGTCAGACAGGTGCCGGGCACGGGCTCGTCACGCCGGGTGAGGAACAGCCCCGACGGGTCGGCGAGTCCGGTGATCCCCTCGTCGTGCAGCTCGAAGCAGCCGACCTCGTCGGTCGCCCCGTACCGGTTCTTGATACCGCGCACCAGCCGCAGCCGGGCGTGCCGGTCGCCCTCGAACGACAGCACCACGTCCACCAGGTGCTCCAGCAGCCGGGGCCCGGCGATGGCGCCGTCCTTGGTGACATGGCCCACCAGGATCGTGGACATGCCGCGCTCCTTCGACGCGCGGATCAGCGCCCCCGCGACCTCGCGGACCTGCGCCATCCCGCCGGGCGCGCCGTCGATCTCCGGCGAGGCGACGGTCTGTACGGAGTCCAGCACCAGCAGGGCGGGTTTGACGGCGTCGAGATGACCGAGCACGGACGACAGGTCCGTCTCGGCCGCGAGATAGAGATGGTCGTCGATGGCCTTGATCCGGTCGGCGCGCAGCCGCACCTGGC is from Streptomyces sp. NBC_00370 and encodes:
- the radA gene encoding DNA repair protein RadA; this encodes MATRTKTAKDRPSYRCTECGWTTVKWLGRCPECQAWGTVEEYGAPAVRTTAAGRVSTAALPIGQVDGRTATARSTGVPELDRVLGGGLVPGAVVLLAGEPGVGKSTLLLDVAAKAADEGHKTLYVTGEESASQVRLRADRIKAIDDHLYLAAETDLSSVLGHLDAVKPALLVLDSVQTVASPEIDGAPGGMAQVREVAGALIRASKERGMSTILVGHVTKDGAIAGPRLLEHLVDVVLSFEGDRHARLRLVRGIKNRYGATDEVGCFELHDEGITGLADPSGLFLTRRDEPVPGTCLTVTLEGRRPLVAEVQALTVDSQIPSPRRTTSGLETSRVSMMLAVLEQRGRISALGKRDIYCATVGGVKLSEPAADLAVALALASAAGDTPLPKNLVAIGEVGLAGEVRRVTGVQRRLSEAHRLGFTHALVPRDPGKIPAGMKVIEVADIGEALRALPRRGRAEAPREDNARR